A region of Haloplanus sp. XH21 DNA encodes the following proteins:
- a CDS encoding helix-turn-helix domain-containing protein encodes MADSMSEMLRKDMQCEGLLECFHDLKEIDKDIFQLLQAQQEPLTVDEIAEQVDRERSTAYRGVQRLLQAGFIQKEQVNYEQGGYYHVYHPRDAEEITTEMQRTLNDWYAKMGQLIGEFEEKYSRKSTHD; translated from the coding sequence ATGGCTGACTCAATGAGCGAGATGCTCCGAAAAGATATGCAGTGCGAGGGGTTGCTGGAGTGTTTCCACGACCTCAAAGAGATCGATAAGGACATCTTCCAGTTGCTTCAAGCTCAACAGGAGCCACTCACCGTCGACGAAATCGCAGAACAGGTCGACCGTGAGCGATCAACCGCCTATCGTGGCGTCCAGCGTCTTCTCCAAGCTGGCTTCATCCAGAAGGAACAAGTGAACTACGAGCAGGGCGGCTACTACCACGTCTACCATCCGCGTGATGCTGAGGAGATCACGACCGAGATGCAGCGGACGCTCAATGACTGGTACGCCAAAATGGGGCAGCTCATCGGTGAGTTCGAAGAGAAGTACAGTCGGAAGTCAACCCACGACTAA
- a CDS encoding DUF302 domain-containing protein, whose product MVYTIQLSVSGDFDRVVETTIDALKDEGFGVLCDIDVQATLKEKLGEEFRQYRILGACNPTLAHEGLSEEVELGALLPCNVIVYETDDGEVMVSAVDPQQLVGIANNEALDEVANEVHDRFERVLASVADAFEPTSEA is encoded by the coding sequence ATGGTATACACAATACAACTGTCTGTGTCCGGTGATTTCGACCGGGTCGTCGAGACAACGATCGACGCTCTCAAAGACGAAGGGTTCGGCGTCCTCTGCGACATCGACGTGCAGGCGACGCTCAAGGAGAAACTCGGCGAGGAGTTTCGACAGTACCGCATCCTCGGTGCGTGCAATCCGACGCTCGCACACGAGGGTCTGAGCGAGGAAGTCGAACTCGGCGCACTCCTCCCCTGCAACGTCATCGTCTACGAAACCGACGACGGCGAGGTCATGGTGAGCGCGGTCGACCCGCAACAGCTCGTCGGCATCGCCAACAACGAGGCACTCGACGAGGTCGCGAACGAAGTCCACGACCGATTCGAACGCGTCCTCGCCAGCGTCGCTGACGCATTCGAACCCACCTCGGAGGCCTGA
- a CDS encoding SHOCT domain-containing protein, which translates to MSSSNQLDTTTIVLLVLGAIVVLPMLTMGMGFGGMGYGTTSWWWPLVGMLVQLVFLLVLLGGGYLVFRQVTRSKSSQNPAMEELRTAYARGDLTDEEFEARRDKLERSE; encoded by the coding sequence ATGTCGTCCTCGAATCAACTCGACACTACGACGATCGTCCTCCTCGTCCTGGGGGCGATCGTCGTCCTGCCGATGCTCACAATGGGGATGGGGTTCGGCGGAATGGGCTACGGAACGACCAGCTGGTGGTGGCCACTCGTCGGGATGCTCGTCCAGCTGGTCTTCCTCCTCGTTCTGCTGGGAGGGGGATATCTCGTCTTCCGCCAGGTGACACGGTCGAAATCGTCTCAGAATCCCGCGATGGAGGAGTTACGCACGGCGTACGCTCGTGGAGACCTCACCGACGAAGAGTTCGAAGCTCGGCGAGACAAACTCGAACGCTCGGAATGA